A section of the Hevea brasiliensis isolate MT/VB/25A 57/8 chromosome 17, ASM3005281v1, whole genome shotgun sequence genome encodes:
- the LOC110643911 gene encoding uncharacterized protein LOC110643911: MEDIWKRAKLFAEEAAKRSQTLTSSNKIAELVAETAKKSKELAFEASKKADQLKVAALKQADQIQIKSISDIIPHQLSSLSIVNSSSSSSSSSVSAASDPEELQKFGITEDLRDFVKGLTSSTFHNFPIQDEAEASDVPTTASNVRKDLNEWQERHATLVLTNVKQISKLRYELCPRVMKERRFWRIYFTLVSTHVAPYERQYMEEIKRKAEKQIKDEKSKQSAVSEENSRSEVTEKNLKSKTSTASSAEQDLDTFLLGDLEDSDGGADDGDGSFDDDFDKIDNSDIEDEEHLKKATAATV; the protein is encoded by the exons ATGGAAGATATATGGAAGAGAGCGAAGCTCTTCGCTGAAGAAGCGGCCAAAAGATCCCAAACCCTAACCTCATCCAACAAAATCGCTGAACTAGTCGCCGAGACCGCTAAGAAATCCAAAGAACTCGCATTCGAAGCTTCCAAGAAAGCCGATCAACTAAAAGTCGCCGCTTTGAAACAAGCCGATCAGATCCAAATCAAGTCCATTTCAGATATCATCCCTCATCAGCTCTCCTCTCTCTCGATCgtgaattcttcttcttcttcttcttcttcttcggtCTCTGCGGCTTCTGATCCAGAGGAGCTTCAGAAGTTTGGAATTACAGAAGATTTGAGAGATTTTGTCAAGGGATTGACTTCCAGTACATTCCATAACTTCCCAATTCAAG ATGAAGCTGAGGCGTCTGATGTGCCGACTACGGCATCGAATGTACGGAAAGATCTTAATGAGTGGCAGGAGAGGCATGCCACTCTCGTTCTCACTAATGTGAAG CAAATCTCAAAGCTAAGATACGAATTATGCCCACGTGTGATGAAAGAAAGGAGATTCTGGAGGATTTATTTTACACTTGTGAGCACTCATGTTGCACC GTATGAGAGGCAGTATATGGAGGAGATCAAGCGCAAAGCAGAAAAGCAGATAAAAGATGAAAAATCGAAGCAAAGTGCTGTATCTGAAGAGAATTCTAGGTCTGAGGTGACAGAAAAGAACCTGAAAAGCAAGACATCAACTGCATCTTCGGCTGAGCAGGACTTGGACACTTTTCTTTTGGGAGATCTTGAAGACAGTGATGGGGGTGCAG ATGATGGTGATGGCAGCTTTGATGATGATTTTGACAAGATTGACAATTCT GATATTGAAGATGAGGAACATTTGAAGAAAGCAACTGCTGCTACTGTTTAG
- the LOC110643909 gene encoding monooxygenase 2: MEIVGDGVIIGAGIAGLATAVALKRVGVQALILEKSDTLRSTGAALTLFPNAWLALDALGVSDKLTSLYTPFSKGSITDVATGAVQEVLYTGNGGKAQGPILVHRKALLEALAKELPADSIRFSSKFTAIEQQELGDVSIVLLHLKDGTTTKSKVLVGCDGVNSAVAKWLGLSAPIHSGQAAVRGLAVFPQGLGFKKEVAQFVDVGKRAAFVPLTDKELYWALACLEGESMARDPGLIQKEVIENHAKDFPPEYLDVVRHADLSNLTWAPLMFRHPWNVIFGNLSKGNITLAGNAIHPMTPDLAQGGCSALEDAVVLGRHIGNSFIKNGGLLVPENMAPATDGSQSLRS; encoded by the exons ATGGAAATTGTGGGAGATGGGGTGATCATTGGTGCTGGAATAGCCGGGCTAGCCACTGCTGTAGCCTTGAAGAGAGTTGGGGTTCAAGCTTTGATCTTAGAGAAATCAGACACTCTACGATCCACTGGTGCAGCCTTAACCCTCTTTCCAAATGCTTGGCTTGCCCTTGATGCTCTTGGTGTTTCTGATAAGCTTACTTCCCTTTATACTCCTTTCTCAAA GGGGTCTATAACCGATGTGGCTACTGGAGCTGTTCAGGAAGTCCTCTACACTGGAAATGGAGGCAAAGCTCAGGGACCCATATTAGTTCATCGCAAAGCTCTATTAGAGGCTCTAGCAAAAGAATTGCCTGCTGATTCAATTCGATTTTCTTCCAAGTTTACTGCTATTGAACAGCAAGAACTCGGAGATGTTTCCATTGTTTTACTTCATTTGAAAGATGGAACTACTACCAAATCAAAG GTTTTGGTAGGCTGTGATGGGGTGAACTCGGCGGTGGCCAAATGGCTAGGACTCTCTGCACCAATTCATTCAGGTCAAGCAGCAGTACGTGGATTAGCAGTTTTTCCCCAAGGTCTTGGGTTTAAGAAGGAAGTCGCACAGTTTGTAGATGTTGGAAAAAGGGCTGCTTTCGTCCCTCTAACCGACAAAGAATTATATTGGGCTTTAGCTTGCCTTGAAGGAGAAAGCATGGCAAGAGACCCAGGACTAATACAGAAAGAAGTAATTGAGAACCATGCAAAGGATTTTCCTCCAGAATACTTAGACGTGGTTCGACATGCTGATCTTTCAAATTTGACATGGGCTCCATTGATGTTTAGACATCCATGGAATGTCATATTTGGAAATCTTAGCAAAGGAAATATCACGTTGGCTGGTAATGCTATACACCCAATGACACCTGATCTAGCACAAGGTGGGTGTTCAGCTTTGGAGGATGCAGTTGTATTGGGCAGACACATTGGGAATTCTTTTATCAAAAATGGGGGACTACTTGTTCCAGAGAACATGGCTCCAGCCACTGATGG GTCCCAGAGCCTTCGGTCTTGA
- the LOC110643906 gene encoding uncharacterized protein LOC110643906, protein MALLAILLTSKYSLKTLIFSLSFHLIPTIPSYSFSSQCRRRLATPFSLPSESPPLAKKVPFTVSAHGKTWQDPYHWMRNTNEPDFVDYLNQENSYAQAFMADTQNLQRTLFEEMRNRMPTKISTAPERWGPWLYYQYIPEGKEYPVLCRRLESGKNGWLKTLLSYTSGQFGMEQILLDWNEIAEQYGYVHVGTCRVSPDHNFLAYTLDFTGNEQFVLQIKDLRDGSIVPKSEIDGVVSLAWAQDGCTLFYTKSDQNQRPYRVLCTKLGSDVIDDVTVFTEDDLNFCVDITSTKDGKFITVNSNSRTSSEVYVIDATNPFDGLQRIHKRVSNVQYFLEHHNGLFYILTNAALSGSSGGNYYLATCPVEHIKSSQWQSIILPSEDMNFQDMDIFSGHLVLFLQKKGFPLLCSINLPFKVDCESQLEVDDLDPWFFPLPSNLCSIVPGLNHDFMNPKYRVVLSSPVMPDVIVDYDMSRQTFSIVQQEEVRELSGDHGRHLPAHKQDTPEYLDTQNGEDKNYHNVELRRWKDFSDAYCCERKEAISHDGVRVPLTILYSRKAWQRGLSPGLLQGYGAYGEVLDKAWCPDRLSLLDRGWVMAFADVRGGGSGDSSWHKSGSGLNKHNSIYDFVSCGNYLINEGYVHRDQLGAIGFSAGGLLVGAAINMDRNLFCAAILKVPFLDICNTLLDPSLPLTLLDYEEFGNPQIQSHFEYILSYSPYDNIHRDGCLPAMLVTTSFLDSRVGVWEAAKWVARIRDSTCSSCSCSVILKTNMAGGHFGEGGYHSKCEETAYDYAFLMKVIGDLNDRS, encoded by the exons ATGGCGCTTCTTGCTATTCTTTTGACCTCCAAATACTCACTCAAAACCttgattttctctctctcttttcactTAATTCCCACCATACCCTCTTATTCATTCTCTTCCCAATGCAGACGACGCCTAGCTACCCCTTTCTCTCTGCCTTCGGAATCTCCTCCGTTAGCAAAGAAGGTCCCTTTTACAGTCTCTGCTCATGGAAAAACGTGGCAGGATCCCTACCATTGGATGCGCAACACCAATGAACCCGATTTTGTCGATTACCTCAACCAAGAGAACTCGTATGCCCAAGCTTTCATGGCCGACACTCAAAACCTGCAACGAACTCTGTTTGAGGAAATGAGAAATAGAATGCCCACAAAAATTTCCACTGCTCCCGAGCGTTGGGGTCCCTG GTTATACTACCAGTACATTCCAGAAGGGAAAGAATACCCTGTTCTTTGCAGGAGGTTAGAGTCTGGGAAAAATGGTTGGCTAAAGACGCTTCTCAGTTACACAAGCGGACAGTTTGGGATGGAGCAAATTTTGCTTGATTGGAACGAAATTGCAGAACAATATG GTTATGTCCATGTGGGTACATGCCGAGTTTCACCGGACCACAACTTTCTTGCATACACACTTGATTTTACTGGAAATGAACAGTTTGTACTTCAAATTAAGGACCTCAGAGATGGATCTATTGTTCCAAAATCAGAAATTGATGGGGTTGTTAGTTTGGCATGGGCTCAAGATGGCTGTACTTTGTTCTATACAAAATCAGATCAGAATCAACGACCTTATAG GGTTCTGTGCACAAAACTGGGATCTGATGTGATAGATGATGTTACAGTTTTCACAGAAGATGATTTGAACTTTTGTGTGGATATTACAAGTACAAAAGATGGAAAGTTCATTACAGTCAACTCAAACTCAAGAACTTCATCTG AGGTTTATGTGATAGATGCAACCAATCCATTTGACGGTTTACAAAGAATACACAAGCGTGTTTCTAATGTCCAGTATTTTTTGGAACATCACAATGGTTTGTTCTATATTCTTACAAATGCTGCTTTAAGTGGGTCGTCGGGTGGTAATTATTACTTGGCTACATGCCCAGTTGAACATATAAAGTCATCCCAGTGGCAG AGTATCATCCTTCCAAGTGAAGATATGAACTTTCAGGATATGGACATTTTTAGTGGGCATTTGGTGCTTTTTCTCCAGAAGAAAGGTTTCCCCCTGTTATGTTCCATCAATTTGCCTTTCAAGGTTGATTGTGAG AGTCAATTGGAGGTTGACGATCTTGATCCATGGTTTTTCCCTCTGCCTTCAAATCTATGTAGCATTGTTCCAGGGTTGAACCATGACTTCATGAACCCAAAATATCGTGTTGTATTGTCATCACCAGTG ATGCCTGATGTGATTGTTGACTATGACATGTCAAGGCAGACATTCTCAATCGTTCAGCAAGAGGAAGTAAGAGAACTTTCCGGTGATCATGGAAGACATTTACCAGCCCATAAGCAAGATACTCCTGAATATCTTGATACACAAAATGGAGAGGATAAAAATTATCACAATGTTGAATTAAGGAGATGGAAAGACTTTTCTGATGCATACTGCTGTGAAAGAAAGGAAGCCATTTCCCATGATGGTGTCAGGGTTCCCCTGACCATCTTGTATTCTCGAAAAGCCTGGCAGAGGGGTTTGTCTCCTGGACTATTACAAGGCTATGGAGCATATGGGGAAGTTCTGGACAAAGCTTGGTGCCCAGACCGCCTGAGTTTGCTTGATCGTGGTTGGGTGATGGCCTTTGCTGATGTGAG GGGTGGTGGCAGCGGGGATTCTTCATGGCATAAATCTGGCAGTGGGTTGAACAAACATAATTCCATATATGATTTTGTATCATGTGGTAATTACCTCATTAATGAAGGCTACGTTCATAGAGATCAGCTAGGTGCCATTGGTTTCAGTGCTGGGGGCCTTCTTGTTGGGGCAGCTATTAACATGGACCGAAATCTGTTTTGTGCTGCCATATTGAAG GTGCCATTTCTTGACATATGCAACACGTTGTTGGATCCGAGTTTGCCTCTTACCTTATTGGATTATGAAGAATTTGGGAATCCTCAGATACAATCCCATTTTGAGTATATTCTAAGTTATTCTCCTTATGATAACATTCATCGCGATGGTTGCCTTCCTGCAATGCTTGTTACTACATCATTTCTCGACTCAAG GGTTGGAGTTTGGGAGGCTGCCAAATGGGTGGCCAGAATACGAGATAGCACATGTTCTAGTTGCTCTTGCTCAGTCATTCTAAAGACAAACATGGCTGGAGGACATTTTGGTGAAGGTGGTTATCACAGCAAATGTGAAGAAACAGCTTATGATTATGCCTTTTTGATGAAGGTTATAGGGGACTTAAATGATAGAAGTTAG
- the LOC110643907 gene encoding transcription factor BIM2 produces the protein MRRKGNQNQDEEEYEEEDFGSRKDGPSSNLTSNNSTNSNINKDGKNIDKANAIRSKHSVTEQRRRSKINERFQILRDIIPHSDQKRDTASFLLEVIEYVQYLQEKVQKYEGSYQGWTSEPTKLIPWRNSHWRAQSFIGHPQAIKNDSGPGPTFPGKFDENNTAITPTMLTGTHSQVESNLGRDVACKAAEQQPELGNKVMPLPVSLQTAMPTPVQSDGVVALPLQQPVSDAQSADFPITSDTMNQQEELIIGGGTISISSVYSQGLLSNLTQALQSAGVDLSQANISVQIDLGKRANRGLTSGKSSTDKDPQNPTPCNQAMTHLRDVSSGEDSDQAQKRLKM, from the exons ATGAGACGaaaaggaaatcaaaatcagGACGAGGAAGAGTACGAGGAGGAGGACTTTGGTTCCAGAAAAGACGGACCCTCTTCGAATCTCACTTCTAACAACAGCACTAATAGTAACATTAACAAAG ATGGGAAGAATATTGATAAGGCTAATGCAATAAGATCCAAGCATTCAGTAACTGAGCAACGAAGGAGGAGCAAGATCAATGAGAG ATTTCAGATATTGAGAGATATTATACCTCATAGTGATCAAAAGAGAGATACAGCATCATTTCTGTTAGAG GTTATTGAATACGTGCAGTACTTACAGGAAAAGGTGCAAAAGTATGAGGGTTCATACCAGGGATGGACTTCTGAGCCCACAAAGTTGATTCCATGG AGAAATAGTCACTGGCGTGCTCAAAGTTTCATTGGTCACCCACAAGCAATAAAAAATGATTCTGGTCCAGGGCCAACATTTCCTGGGAAATTTGATGAGAATAACACTGCCATCACCCCAACCATGCTTACAGGCACACACAGCCAAGTAGAATCAAACCTTGGCAGGGATGTTGCTTGCAAAGCAGCAGAGCAGCAGCCTGAATTAGGAAACAAGGTTATGCCTCTTCCTGTGTCCTTGCAGACTGCAATGCCTACTCCTGTTCAAAGTGATGGTGTTGTTGCACTTCCTCTTCAGCAACCTGTTTCTGATGCACAGTCAGCTGACTTTCCCATCACAAGTGATACAATGAACCAGCAGGAGGAGCTGATCATTGGAGGAGGAACAATAAGCATCTCCAGTGTTTACTCTCAAGG GTTGTTGAGCAATCTTACACAAGCATTGCAGAGTGCTGGTGTTGATTTGTCACAGGCCAATATCTCGGTGCAGATTGATCTTGGAAAGAGGGCAAATAGAGGGTTGACATCGGGAAAATCATCTACTGATAAG GATCCTCAGAATCCTACTCCTTGCAATCAAGCAATGACACATCTTAGGGATGTGAGCAGTGGAGAGGACTCAGATCAGGCTCAAAAACGGCTGAAGATGTAA